From a region of the Triticum aestivum cultivar Chinese Spring chromosome 7D, IWGSC CS RefSeq v2.1, whole genome shotgun sequence genome:
- the LOC123166864 gene encoding mavicyanin produces MVQVFSASPRFLQLASSRFQLRSAEMEIRRRQALAMALAAVLAAVAVAQVATAATSYTVGAPDGLWDMHTDYAEWVAARTFHPGDNITFTYSRELHDVVEVGKAGYDACSSANNVSAFRSGNDVVALTAVGTRYFLCGLTGHCVSGMKIRIDVVAASTGPVAAPPTTSAGGNVVAGLGALVVTQALLGSISVW; encoded by the exons ATGGTACAAGTCTTTTCTGCCTCTCCCCGTTTTCTTCAGCTTGCCTCTTCCAGGTTCCAGCTGCGATCGGCAGAGAtggagatccggcggcggcaggcaCTGGCGATGGCCCTGGCGGCGGTGCTGGCCGCAGTGGCTGTTGCTCAGGTGGCCACCGCTGCGACGAGCTACACGGTGGGGGCGCCGGACGGGCTGTGGGACATGCACACGGACTATGCCGAGTGGGTCGCCGCCAGGACGTTCCACCCCGGCGACAACATCA CGTTCACGTACTCGAGGGAGCTGCACGACGTGGTGGAGGTGGGCAAGGCCGGCTACGACGCCTGCTCCAGCGCCAACAACGTCTCCGCCTTCCGCTCCGGCAACGACGTCGTCGCCCTCACCGCCGTCGGCACGCGTTACTTCCTCTGCGGCCTCACCGGCCACTGCGTCAGCGGAATGAAGATCAGGATCGACGTGGTCGCCGCGTCCACCGGTCCCGTAGCGGCGCCGCCCACTACGTCTGCCGGGGGTAACGTCGTCGCAGGCCTTGGCGCGCTCGTGGTGACGCAGGCTCTCCTGGGCAGCATCAGCGTCTGGTGA